One genomic window of Fusarium fujikuroi IMI 58289 draft genome, chromosome FFUJ_chr01 includes the following:
- a CDS encoding related to cactin encodes MDPGRKAMIAGRRSPTRRDVTSPRHDPSNRITKSTKPSGSKINPKYLTQDEQSRQFVADEDKFVLKQSKKKADIRIREGRAKPIDYLAFNLRYIDTDRDIFDDDDADIEIDVPAPGDVVASLDAEQIVELESDIASYHVLETNATNREYWRALQTICKDRKAKLDPHGHERRVVSSVSDDIDKILAPKTHDQLEALEKQIKAKLQSNEDIDTDYWEQLLRSLRVWKARAKLNQVYETIKETRLSQLKECDPTKVKASGQPTSAPRVTFGSQPVASASEEKASPAPVSSSRHVGTSAPPGTERFSQVDNVDFSQVTKALYDREVARGVDENEEIFTSEEAVTTTKPQWADKYRPRKPRYFNRVQMGYDWNKYNQTHYDHDNPPPKVVQGYKFNIFYPELIDKTKAPTFKIIREHGRRRGESFAAAGEEDTCLIRFMAGPPYEDIAFRIVDREWDYSAKKDRGFKSSFDKTPSPLHYMLMNPQS; translated from the exons ATGGATCCTGGACGAAAAGCCATGATCGCCGGACGACGGTCCCCTACCCGACGAGATGTGACATCCCCCAGACATGATCCTTCCAACCGAATCACCAAATCCACTAAACCAAGTGGTTCCAAGATCAACCCCAAGTACTTGACTCAAGATGAGCAATCACGACAGTTTGTTGCCGATGAGGACAAGTTCGTACTGAAGcagtccaagaagaaggcggaTATCCGAATTCGAGAAGGCCGTGCCAAGCCCATCGACTATCTGGCATTCAACCTAAGATATATCGATACAGACCGCGATAtcttcgacgacgacgatgctgATATCGAAATCGATGTTCCCGCGCCCGGAGATGTTGTTGCCTCGCTCGATGCAGAGCAGATTGTCGAGCTGGAATCCGATATTGCCTCATACCACGTGCTTGAAACCAATGCGACCAACCGGGAATATTGGAGAGCGCTGCAGACCATCTGTAAAGATAGGAAGGCGAAATTAGATCCACATGGCCATGAGAGAAGGGTTGTAAGCAGTGTTTCAGACGACATCGACAAGATCCTTGCCCCCAAGACGCATGACCAACTGGAAGCCTTGGAAaagcagatcaaggccaaACTACAGTCCAACGAGGATATCGACACGGATTACTGGGAACAGTTGCTGCGAAGCCTCCGAGTGTGGAAAGCTCGTGCCAAGCTGAACCAAGTATACGAGACAATCAAGGAGACTCGTCTGAGCCAACTCAAGGAGTGTGATCCaaccaaggtcaaggcatCGGGCCAGCCGACCTCTGCCCCCAGGGTGACATTTGGTTCGCAGCCAGTCGCATCAGCTTCAGAAGAAAAGGCGTCTCCTGCACCCGTTTCATCCTCAAGGCATGTGGGCACATCAGCCCCGCCAGGAACTGAGCGCTTTTCTCAGGTTGACAACGTGGACTTCTCACAAGTAACTAAAGCATTGTATGATCGAGAGGTTGCTAGAGGTGTCGACGAGAACGAGGAGATCTTCACCAGCGAAGAGGCTGTTACCACTACTAAGCCACAATGGGCAGACAAATATAGACCCCGGAAGCCACGCTATTTCAACCGTGTCCAGATGGGTTACGACTGGAATAAATATAATCAGACTCATTACGACCACGATAATCCGCCACCCAAGGTTGTTCAAGGTTACAAGTTTAACATATTCTATCCTGAGCTCATCGACAAGACAAAGGCGCCAACCTTCAAGATCATTCGAGAACATGGCCGCAGACGCGGAGAATcatttgctgctgctggtgaggaGGACACGTGCCTGATACGGTTCATGGCAGGGCCTCCATACGAGGATATTGCATTCCGCATTGTTGATCGAGAGTGGGATTATAGCGCCAAGAAGGATCGAGGCTTCAAGAGCTCATTCGACAAG ACGCCATCGCCCCTCCATTACATGCTCATGAACCCACAAAGCTAA